One window of the Rhodococcus sovatensis genome contains the following:
- a CDS encoding MspA family porin, with amino-acid sequence MTEIQKSRRSRGLKSMSAAVVAGASVVGLVLGTGTASAAVDSSNSVVDANGNLITVTLSDTFVNSVPPLDGNPLTREWFANGVAGWEVTGPDADDFEGTVAVGYQVGYPASLGGKITFSYQTPQAYIEIGSDGAVSGGVDDLLPRAGFEAEIAPGPGIVDATAASGEIQGTSGDAAGASGTIQIANAHGTATGILGNVRVRPYVSVTSSTGDVAVTYGVPWVFN; translated from the coding sequence ATGACGGAGATCCAGAAGTCACGGCGTAGCCGCGGACTCAAGTCCATGAGCGCTGCAGTTGTTGCCGGCGCTTCGGTTGTCGGCCTGGTGCTCGGTACGGGTACCGCGTCTGCCGCAGTCGACAGCTCCAACTCGGTTGTGGATGCCAACGGCAACCTCATCACCGTGACGCTGTCCGACACGTTCGTCAACAGCGTTCCGCCGCTCGACGGCAACCCGCTCACCCGTGAGTGGTTCGCCAACGGCGTTGCAGGCTGGGAAGTTACCGGACCTGACGCTGACGACTTCGAAGGCACCGTTGCTGTTGGCTACCAGGTCGGCTACCCGGCCAGCCTCGGTGGCAAGATCACCTTCTCGTACCAGACCCCCCAGGCATACATCGAGATCGGCAGCGACGGAGCAGTCTCCGGCGGCGTCGACGACCTCCTGCCGCGCGCCGGCTTCGAGGCTGAGATCGCTCCCGGACCCGGCATCGTCGATGCCACTGCAGCTTCGGGCGAGATCCAGGGCACCAGTGGCGACGCTGCAGGCGCTTCGGGCACCATCCAGATCGCCAACGCTCACGGCACCGCGACCGGCATCCTCGGCAACGTCCGCGTTCGCCCGTACGTCTCGGTCACCAGCTCCACCGGTGATGTTGCAGTCACCTACGGTGTCCCGTGGGTCTTCAACTGA
- the mscL gene encoding large conductance mechanosensitive channel protein MscL: MLKGFKDFLLRGNVVDLAVAVVVGAAFTAIVTAFTTNIVNPLVSAIGGSNEYGWGFQITSSPETFINVGAVVTAIINFIIIAAVVYFVLILPVNTAKKRFVSQPDKELSDVDVLVQIRDILAGGTDVGQKLSTPSDSTGGSGEAIGDSDNPSGGLHSKP, encoded by the coding sequence ATGCTCAAGGGGTTCAAAGATTTCCTTCTTCGCGGAAACGTCGTCGACCTCGCCGTCGCCGTGGTGGTCGGCGCAGCGTTCACCGCAATCGTCACCGCCTTCACGACCAACATCGTCAATCCACTCGTGTCAGCCATCGGCGGTTCGAACGAATACGGCTGGGGGTTCCAAATCACTTCCAGCCCAGAGACTTTCATCAATGTGGGCGCTGTCGTCACTGCGATCATCAACTTCATCATCATCGCGGCGGTGGTCTACTTCGTACTGATCCTGCCGGTCAATACCGCCAAGAAGCGCTTCGTCAGCCAGCCCGACAAAGAGCTGAGCGACGTGGACGTGCTGGTACAGATTCGCGACATCCTGGCCGGCGGCACCGATGTCGGCCAGAAACTCTCGACCCCGTCCGACAGCACCGGCGGGAGCGGCGAGGCGATCGGGGATTCCGATAACCCGAGCGGCGGACTGCACAGCAAGCCCTGA
- a CDS encoding MspA family porin, translating to MNKSRFSVMRRVGRVAVLGAVASVAVGLMSPGAANAETFVPLANGEKVAGPYKIAHFDESAKVAPQIAFNGLNRNAWATGTAMSEVPEGATGTLKTGYLVGCQLDMDDLSFGLDLGAGIEGGNTNIITLFPIPFLIGGEGETTNKIEGGVSFDVPLKDREVAAVEIASKDVKGPVTAIQYQDVAISVTNCGGYAQARSYTTLELTGDYRYKGTLYGQPFSLG from the coding sequence ATGAACAAGTCTCGCTTTTCCGTGATGCGCAGAGTCGGCCGAGTCGCTGTTCTCGGCGCGGTCGCATCGGTCGCCGTCGGACTGATGTCCCCCGGAGCGGCCAATGCCGAAACGTTCGTCCCGCTCGCCAACGGAGAGAAGGTCGCCGGTCCGTACAAGATCGCGCACTTCGACGAGTCGGCCAAGGTTGCACCGCAGATCGCATTCAACGGGCTCAACCGCAATGCCTGGGCCACCGGCACTGCGATGTCCGAGGTACCCGAGGGGGCCACCGGAACACTGAAGACCGGCTACCTCGTTGGCTGCCAACTCGACATGGACGACCTGAGCTTCGGCCTCGACCTCGGTGCGGGCATCGAGGGCGGCAACACCAACATCATCACCTTGTTCCCCATCCCGTTCCTCATCGGCGGCGAGGGTGAGACCACCAACAAGATCGAGGGTGGCGTGTCGTTCGACGTTCCGCTGAAGGATCGCGAAGTCGCGGCCGTGGAGATCGCGTCGAAGGACGTCAAGGGACCCGTCACGGCAATCCAGTACCAGGACGTTGCGATCTCGGTGACCAACTGTGGTGGATACGCGCAGGCGCGCTCGTACACGACACTCGAGCTCACCGGTGACTACCGCTACAAGGGCACGTTGTACGGCCAGCCGTTCAGCCTCGGCTGA
- a CDS encoding MspA family porin has translation MTNNRTSAARIAALGAVGAIAIGFWSAGAASADTFVPLADNEISKTLVDGTTVTVKGFGQSGLISPSMGATPTQRNVWVTGNYTVETSNPGGGSIEPGFLVGCQVDFSAGISGGVEGSFGQGNTISLPPGTLDLSITRTQPNEYNIGAGVNLDLAPGQLNDIKLVADETDAKIDGVTVATEISNDFDFSGNGGGFTYADETIGVSGCAGFAEARSYVNVTIENDAVSSTVTLWGQPFSIG, from the coding sequence TTGACGAACAACAGGACTTCTGCGGCTCGGATCGCCGCGCTCGGCGCGGTAGGTGCCATCGCTATCGGATTCTGGTCGGCAGGAGCTGCAAGCGCGGATACGTTCGTGCCGCTCGCGGACAACGAGATTTCCAAGACGCTCGTCGACGGCACCACAGTGACGGTCAAGGGCTTCGGCCAGAGTGGTCTGATCTCGCCGTCCATGGGCGCAACGCCGACGCAGCGCAATGTCTGGGTCACCGGTAACTACACCGTCGAGACGTCCAATCCCGGTGGTGGCTCCATCGAGCCGGGCTTCCTGGTCGGCTGCCAGGTCGATTTCTCGGCAGGCATCAGCGGTGGCGTCGAAGGATCGTTCGGACAGGGCAACACCATCAGCCTCCCGCCGGGAACCCTGGACCTGTCCATCACTCGTACTCAGCCCAACGAATACAACATCGGCGCTGGCGTCAACCTCGATCTCGCTCCCGGGCAGCTCAACGACATCAAGCTCGTCGCCGACGAGACCGACGCGAAGATCGACGGCGTCACGGTTGCGACGGAGATCTCGAACGACTTCGACTTCTCCGGCAATGGCGGCGGATTCACGTACGCCGATGAAACGATCGGTGTGTCGGGCTGCGCTGGATTCGCCGAAGCACGTTCGTACGTGAACGTGACGATCGAGAACGACGCAGTGTCCTCGACGGTCACGCTGTGGGGACAGCCCTTTAGTATCGGCTGA
- a CDS encoding SAF domain-containing protein, translated as MPQTSERRGYTRLDATLLDRFTARPSWARTVLLRRIAAGVLAVLGVVIFARDAVAEDHIRIVVAARDLAPGVRLDTADVEYRDFDPATVPDGTLSEFENVLTHTVAGPVRAGEPLTDVRLLSSHLAESMISEPDARVVPVRLSDAGVTELLRSGDTVDVLTVGDGDNDRVARVLATKAVVVLVSAESAQQRSPDRVVLVAMSAEDATAVAAASLVSALTVTFH; from the coding sequence ATGCCGCAGACATCCGAACGCCGGGGATACACCCGCCTCGATGCCACCCTGCTGGACCGATTCACTGCCCGACCGAGTTGGGCCAGAACAGTGCTGCTCCGACGCATAGCCGCGGGTGTCCTCGCCGTGCTCGGGGTCGTCATCTTTGCCCGCGACGCTGTCGCCGAAGATCACATCCGAATTGTCGTCGCGGCCCGCGACCTCGCGCCCGGAGTCCGACTCGACACCGCCGATGTGGAGTACCGGGACTTCGACCCGGCGACGGTTCCCGACGGGACCCTGAGCGAGTTCGAGAACGTGCTGACACACACCGTCGCAGGGCCGGTACGTGCCGGCGAGCCGCTCACCGACGTGCGGCTGCTGTCCTCGCATCTCGCGGAATCGATGATCTCCGAACCCGATGCTCGTGTCGTTCCCGTGCGACTCAGCGACGCAGGCGTGACCGAACTATTGCGGTCGGGCGATACCGTCGATGTGTTGACTGTCGGAGATGGTGACAATGATCGGGTTGCGCGTGTACTGGCGACGAAGGCTGTGGTGGTTCTGGTCTCGGCCGAATCCGCACAACAACGGAGCCCCGATCGCGTCGTTCTGGTAGCCATGTCAGCCGAGGACGCGACGGCCGTTGCCGCCGCATCTCTGGTCAGCGCGCTGACCGTGACCTTCCACTAG
- a CDS encoding FmdB family zinc ribbon protein: MPTYSYACTECDNKFDIVQSFSDDSLTVCPQCTGKLRKLFNSVGIVFKGTGFYRTDSRSGSSTVSESSSDSKSESTPAKKESTTTSASSTSESSSSSSSTSSSTSSAKAAASS; this comes from the coding sequence ATGCCCACATATTCGTACGCCTGCACCGAATGCGACAACAAGTTCGACATCGTGCAGTCGTTCAGCGACGACTCCTTGACCGTGTGCCCACAATGCACGGGCAAGCTGCGCAAGCTGTTCAATTCCGTCGGAATCGTGTTCAAAGGCACGGGATTCTACCGGACCGACAGCCGCAGCGGATCGAGCACGGTCAGTGAGAGTTCGAGCGATTCCAAGAGTGAGTCGACGCCGGCAAAGAAGGAGTCGACGACGACGTCTGCGTCCTCGACCAGCGAGTCTTCTTCTTCCAGCTCGTCCACCAGCTCGTCGACTTCGTCGGCGAAGGCCGCAGCATCCTCGTAG
- a CDS encoding 5-formyltetrahydrofolate cyclo-ligase yields the protein MTPSDSVTPASKEEWRRHVLARRRSIAAEQRTEESKKLCHAAAESARGATGVAAYVPVGSEPGSLDLLDALRRESPVVLVPVAREPGPLHWAEYTGRTTLRAAPYGLSEPTGPVLDPESVKLCSLVFVPALAVDLRGIRLGRGAGFYDRTLDLVDSGIPIIAIVRDEELVEELPEEPHDRRSSHALTPNQGLVALNRE from the coding sequence GTGACGCCCAGTGATTCCGTGACGCCGGCCTCCAAGGAGGAATGGCGTCGCCACGTACTGGCTAGGCGACGTTCCATTGCCGCCGAGCAGCGGACCGAGGAATCGAAGAAACTCTGTCATGCTGCGGCGGAATCGGCGCGTGGAGCGACAGGGGTGGCGGCATACGTGCCGGTCGGGAGCGAGCCTGGTTCATTGGATCTGCTCGACGCTCTCCGCCGTGAATCCCCCGTGGTCCTGGTGCCGGTGGCTCGAGAACCAGGACCTTTGCACTGGGCAGAATACACAGGCCGCACGACCCTACGGGCCGCTCCCTACGGATTGTCCGAGCCCACCGGGCCCGTGTTGGACCCCGAGTCGGTGAAGTTGTGTTCCCTCGTGTTCGTTCCCGCTCTCGCAGTGGATTTACGGGGAATCCGACTGGGTAGGGGCGCCGGGTTCTACGACAGGACGCTCGACCTCGTCGATTCGGGCATTCCGATCATTGCCATAGTGCGCGACGAGGAACTCGTCGAGGAACTCCCCGAGGAACCTCACGACCGACGGTCCTCGCATGCACTGACTCCGAACCAGGGCCTGGTCGCACTGAACCGGGAATAG
- a CDS encoding UTP--glucose-1-phosphate uridylyltransferase, whose product MTQAATEVTDSENGPAESQTGLTRHFRTAIVPAAGMGTRFLPATKTVPKELLPVVDTPGIELVAGEAADSGAQRLVIVTSPGKDGVVAHFVEDLVLESKLEASGKLKMLEKVRVAPALLDVQSVVQQEPLGLGHAVACAEEVLDDDESCVAVLLPDDLVLPRGVLDVMSRVRAKRGGTVLCAFEVPEENVSAYGVFEVETVPDAVNPNVLKVTGMVEKPKREDAPSLFAAAGRYLLDRSIFDALRRIEPGAGGEIQLTDAIALLISEGHPVHVVVHRGPRHDLGNPGGYLRAAVDFALERDDYGPSLREWLTERLSDDWAPQLTKYE is encoded by the coding sequence ATGACACAAGCCGCGACAGAGGTTACAGACTCCGAGAATGGGCCGGCAGAATCCCAGACCGGGCTGACACGGCACTTTCGGACTGCAATCGTTCCGGCGGCCGGCATGGGAACTCGCTTCCTGCCTGCTACCAAGACTGTCCCGAAAGAACTGCTGCCGGTAGTCGACACGCCAGGGATCGAACTGGTTGCAGGAGAAGCGGCAGACTCCGGTGCGCAGCGCCTCGTGATCGTGACCTCGCCCGGCAAGGACGGTGTGGTCGCGCACTTCGTCGAGGACCTGGTGCTCGAGAGCAAGCTCGAGGCAAGCGGCAAGCTCAAGATGCTCGAAAAGGTCCGGGTCGCTCCCGCGCTGCTCGACGTCCAGTCCGTCGTCCAACAGGAACCGCTGGGTTTGGGTCACGCAGTCGCGTGCGCCGAGGAGGTTCTCGATGACGACGAGAGTTGTGTCGCCGTCCTGCTGCCCGACGATCTCGTGCTGCCGCGAGGCGTACTCGATGTGATGTCGAGGGTCCGCGCCAAGCGCGGGGGAACAGTGCTGTGCGCGTTCGAGGTGCCCGAGGAGAATGTCTCCGCGTACGGCGTCTTCGAGGTGGAGACGGTTCCCGACGCCGTCAACCCGAACGTCCTCAAAGTCACCGGAATGGTCGAGAAGCCCAAGCGTGAGGACGCGCCTTCGCTGTTCGCCGCTGCCGGGCGATACCTCCTCGACCGGTCGATCTTCGACGCGCTACGACGCATCGAGCCGGGCGCCGGCGGCGAGATTCAGCTCACCGACGCCATCGCCCTCCTCATCTCCGAGGGTCATCCTGTTCACGTCGTCGTACATCGCGGTCCCCGACACGACCTCGGAAATCCCGGGGGATACCTGCGCGCTGCGGTTGACTTTGCACTCGAACGCGATGATTACGGTCCGTCGTTGCGCGAGTGGCTCACCGAGCGTCTGAGTGACGACTGGGCGCCGCAACTCACCAAGTACGAGTAG
- the glp gene encoding gephyrin-like molybdotransferase Glp → MRSVEDQQSRVTAAAVAPRPVRVAISEAQGLLCAEEVVTERPLPGFDQAAIDGYAVRSVDVVDAGSDLRNEDDERIELTLPVVGEVSAGSRQPIRLQPRQAVRVDTGAPLPTLADAVLPLERTDGGRARVKVHRPVRSGDYVRKIGDDVQPGDVAVRAGTIIGAAQVGLLAAVGRDKVLVHPRPRLSVISVGGELVDTDRTPGPGQVYDVNSYSLAAAARDAGADVNRVGIVSTDPKRLREVVEGQLIRSEIVVIAGAVGGGASDSVREALSDLGELEVERVAMHPGSVQGFGQLGRDEVPTFLLPANPVSALVVFEVMVRPLIRIALGRRQPMRRTVTARTVAPITSIEDRKGFLRGQLMRDEETGEYLVQALGGAPGSSSHLLATLAEANCLVVIDPDVTEIRTGEEVDVSFLAQRG, encoded by the coding sequence ATGCGCTCGGTTGAGGATCAGCAGAGCAGGGTGACTGCGGCTGCAGTCGCCCCACGGCCTGTTCGGGTCGCGATCTCGGAAGCGCAGGGTTTGCTGTGCGCCGAGGAAGTCGTCACCGAACGCCCCCTGCCCGGTTTCGACCAGGCGGCGATCGACGGCTATGCGGTACGCAGTGTCGATGTGGTCGACGCGGGCTCGGATCTGCGGAACGAGGACGACGAGCGTATCGAGTTGACCTTGCCAGTCGTCGGCGAAGTCAGCGCAGGTTCGCGTCAACCCATTCGGTTGCAGCCGAGGCAGGCCGTTCGGGTCGACACCGGCGCGCCGCTGCCGACCCTCGCCGACGCTGTCCTACCGCTCGAGCGCACCGACGGCGGGCGTGCCCGTGTCAAGGTTCACCGTCCCGTCCGGTCGGGCGACTACGTCCGCAAGATCGGTGACGACGTCCAACCTGGTGATGTCGCCGTGCGCGCGGGAACGATCATCGGAGCCGCGCAGGTGGGTCTGTTGGCGGCGGTCGGACGCGACAAGGTGCTGGTGCATCCGCGCCCACGGTTGTCAGTCATCTCCGTCGGCGGAGAACTGGTCGACACCGACCGCACTCCCGGTCCAGGGCAGGTCTACGACGTCAACTCCTATTCGCTTGCCGCGGCAGCTCGCGATGCAGGCGCCGACGTCAACCGTGTGGGAATTGTCAGCACCGATCCCAAGCGTCTGCGCGAGGTCGTCGAGGGGCAGCTGATCCGTTCCGAGATTGTCGTCATCGCAGGCGCGGTCGGCGGCGGGGCATCCGACAGTGTGCGCGAAGCACTCTCGGACCTCGGCGAACTGGAAGTCGAGCGCGTCGCCATGCACCCCGGTTCGGTTCAGGGGTTCGGTCAGCTCGGCCGAGACGAAGTACCCACGTTCCTTCTGCCGGCCAACCCGGTCAGCGCGCTCGTCGTGTTCGAAGTCATGGTTCGTCCGTTGATCCGTATCGCGCTCGGGCGCCGACAGCCCATGCGCCGAACCGTGACCGCGCGAACCGTCGCGCCCATCACCTCGATCGAAGACCGCAAAGGGTTTCTTCGCGGTCAGCTGATGCGCGACGAGGAGACGGGGGAGTATCTCGTCCAAGCTCTCGGCGGAGCGCCTGGATCTTCCTCGCACCTGCTCGCCACGCTGGCAGAGGCCAACTGCCTGGTCGTCATCGATCCGGATGTCACCGAGATCCGAACCGGTGAAGAAGTGGATGTCTCGTTCCTCGCGCAGCGGGGCTGA
- a CDS encoding GNAT family protein codes for MPSTWSSHPGWPAKLGPLTVAAGNVTVRPVRLRDGAAWSRIRLADRAHLEPWEPTGEGSWAARHHISAWPALLSGLKSEARKGHMLPMAIELDGHFCGQLTVGNIVRGALRSAWIGYWVAKEVNGRGVATAALALGLDHCFGGVGLHRVEATVRPENLPSKAVLRNVGFREEGLLKNYLDVDGRWRDHVLVAMTSGEVQGSVADRLVRTGRAAWA; via the coding sequence ATGCCGAGCACGTGGTCGAGCCACCCTGGTTGGCCAGCGAAACTGGGACCTCTGACCGTTGCTGCGGGCAACGTGACCGTTCGTCCTGTCCGGCTACGTGATGGGGCGGCGTGGAGCCGCATCAGGCTCGCCGATCGTGCACACCTCGAACCGTGGGAACCCACCGGTGAAGGTTCCTGGGCGGCACGCCATCACATCTCCGCATGGCCGGCTCTCCTGTCAGGGCTGAAGTCCGAGGCGCGCAAAGGCCACATGCTGCCGATGGCAATCGAACTCGACGGGCACTTCTGCGGTCAGCTCACCGTCGGCAACATCGTCCGGGGTGCGTTGCGGTCCGCATGGATCGGTTACTGGGTCGCCAAGGAGGTCAACGGACGAGGTGTTGCGACGGCAGCCTTGGCGCTCGGGCTCGACCACTGCTTCGGAGGCGTCGGTCTTCACCGCGTCGAAGCGACGGTTCGGCCCGAGAACCTCCCCAGCAAGGCCGTGCTGCGCAATGTCGGTTTCCGAGAAGAGGGCCTGCTGAAGAACTATCTCGATGTCGACGGTCGGTGGCGTGATCACGTCCTCGTCGCGATGACGTCGGGCGAAGTGCAGGGATCGGTCGCCGACCGGCTGGTGCGAACGGGCCGGGCTGCCTGGGCCTGA
- the glpR gene encoding gephyrin-like molybdotransferase receptor GlpR, which yields MPNSIIWIGLVVIWLFVLLPMMMSKRPRIMQTSDVALATRVLHRGGSKRTARGPAAGHASDPDWRPEYDERVSAPARVVFGRTAPSTDAEDPMDTHASTEIDTDSRDEDDERERDYVPNRRGRGGFDPEADAIARAARYSFRQRAVLGLVFAAITSAALAVIVTGLLWWVCGLSVVAMAAYLYYLRRQVQIEEEIRRRRMTRMGRSRLGVESRTDDELKLVPQRLRRPGAVVLEIDDEDPEFDHLDHYDEPFQQQAPVSEDIRRASGA from the coding sequence ATGCCCAACTCGATCATTTGGATCGGTCTGGTTGTCATCTGGCTGTTCGTTCTGCTTCCGATGATGATGAGCAAGCGTCCGCGCATCATGCAGACCTCCGATGTAGCCCTGGCCACCCGCGTTCTACACCGCGGTGGGTCCAAGAGAACCGCACGCGGTCCTGCCGCCGGACATGCGAGCGACCCAGATTGGCGCCCCGAGTACGACGAGCGTGTATCGGCACCCGCCCGCGTCGTATTCGGCCGCACAGCACCGAGCACCGACGCGGAGGACCCGATGGACACTCACGCAAGCACCGAGATCGACACCGATTCGAGGGACGAGGACGACGAACGCGAGCGGGACTACGTTCCGAACCGTCGCGGCCGCGGAGGTTTCGACCCCGAGGCCGACGCCATCGCGCGTGCAGCTCGCTACTCGTTCCGTCAGCGAGCCGTACTCGGACTCGTGTTCGCTGCCATCACGTCGGCTGCTCTCGCGGTCATCGTAACCGGGCTGCTGTGGTGGGTCTGCGGTCTGTCCGTGGTGGCCATGGCTGCATATCTGTACTACCTCCGTCGTCAGGTGCAGATCGAGGAGGAGATCCGGCGTCGCCGCATGACTCGGATGGGTCGCTCGCGACTCGGTGTCGAATCGCGCACCGACGACGAACTGAAGCTCGTCCCACAGCGCCTGCGCCGTCCAGGCGCCGTCGTGCTCGAAATCGACGACGAGGACCCGGAGTTCGATCACCTCGACCACTACGACGAGCCGTTCCAGCAGCAGGCTCCGGTGAGCGAGGACATCCGACGAGCATCGGGGGCCTGA
- a CDS encoding effector binding domain-containing protein: MGFEIVDLDETWVAGLPVRSPKRALGRLNDPALDLAWSSVLKQDIGGPLASIYTDFAPGIGSYNTQIVGYQCSTLAQVARGHLIARVPRARYARFSAVGHFPDVMVRLWQQIDHAEEQREITRTFTADYECYPHAYKIDLYLSIEHAGPAA; the protein is encoded by the coding sequence ATGGGTTTCGAGATTGTCGACCTCGATGAGACGTGGGTTGCTGGTCTTCCTGTCCGCAGCCCCAAGCGGGCGCTGGGCCGGCTGAACGATCCGGCACTCGATTTGGCGTGGTCGTCCGTCCTCAAGCAGGACATCGGCGGTCCACTGGCCTCGATCTACACGGACTTCGCGCCGGGTATCGGGTCGTACAACACACAGATCGTCGGCTACCAGTGTTCTACGTTGGCCCAGGTCGCACGGGGGCACTTGATCGCACGGGTTCCGCGCGCTCGCTACGCAAGGTTTTCGGCGGTCGGCCACTTTCCGGACGTCATGGTGCGGTTGTGGCAGCAGATCGACCACGCCGAGGAACAGCGTGAGATCACTCGAACATTCACCGCGGACTACGAGTGCTACCCGCATGCCTACAAGATCGATCTGTATCTGTCGATCGAGCATGCAGGGCCGGCGGCATGA
- a CDS encoding effector binding domain-containing protein — protein sequence MTHRVTARSAELFGGLVAPRIVPGADASTSELFRFLRERIRDRHPGREVDVTTVFVPDSAGDYNAVVAMPYVSPSEVPVGDVFVQVPSGVYAVFVPDGLIRDPVEDVWTQVDDATSNGELFRAYKEDIEVVTNSGEVELYISIVI from the coding sequence ATGACGCATCGGGTGACCGCGAGAAGCGCGGAATTGTTCGGTGGCCTTGTGGCGCCCCGCATAGTGCCAGGAGCCGACGCGAGCACCAGTGAGCTCTTCAGGTTTCTTCGCGAACGAATCCGAGACCGTCACCCCGGCCGTGAGGTGGACGTCACGACTGTGTTCGTGCCGGACTCTGCAGGTGACTACAACGCAGTGGTAGCGATGCCGTACGTGTCGCCGAGCGAGGTTCCTGTCGGAGACGTTTTCGTGCAGGTTCCGAGCGGGGTATACGCCGTATTCGTCCCCGACGGACTGATCAGAGATCCCGTCGAAGACGTATGGACGCAGGTCGACGACGCCACCTCGAATGGTGAACTGTTCCGCGCTTATAAAGAGGACATCGAAGTCGTTACAAATTCCGGCGAAGTGGAACTTTATATTTCGATCGTTATCTAA
- a CDS encoding ScbR family autoregulator-binding transcription factor: protein MRAEATRAAALRAAADLFLEVGHANATLSQVSAQSGVTKGALYFHFASKEELARAIVDEGHERVSTACAGLVDSRSPALESVIGISYSVLELAASDPLVRVMYRLQMEIDGSETARGSVFGTWGNIFEHLFDRAIEHGDVADHLDSGNAALLVCEMLAGVLMVSEAQSTLDSAPARMEKVWNTVLPSLVPPSKLGYFREFAARSLSSFVPSADLVGESVHV from the coding sequence TTGCGAGCAGAAGCTACACGTGCAGCTGCACTGCGCGCGGCTGCAGATCTTTTTCTCGAGGTAGGGCATGCGAATGCAACGCTGAGTCAGGTCTCCGCGCAGTCCGGCGTCACCAAAGGCGCGCTGTACTTCCACTTCGCCTCCAAGGAGGAGCTGGCGCGAGCGATCGTCGACGAGGGTCACGAGCGAGTGTCCACCGCCTGCGCAGGCCTGGTCGACAGTAGGTCGCCGGCCCTCGAATCGGTCATCGGCATCTCGTACTCGGTGCTCGAACTAGCAGCATCCGACCCGCTCGTGCGGGTGATGTACCGCCTGCAGATGGAGATCGACGGCTCCGAGACTGCGCGCGGAAGCGTGTTCGGGACTTGGGGCAACATCTTCGAGCATCTCTTCGATCGTGCGATCGAGCACGGTGACGTCGCCGACCATTTGGATTCGGGAAACGCTGCGCTGCTCGTCTGCGAGATGCTCGCCGGAGTCTTGATGGTCTCCGAGGCGCAATCCACCCTCGACAGTGCACCGGCACGCATGGAAAAGGTGTGGAACACCGTCCTGCCGTCGCTGGTACCTCCGAGCAAACTCGGTTACTTCCGCGAATTCGCGGCTCGCAGCCTTTCCAGCTTCGTTCCGTCTGCCGATCTCGTCGGAGAGTCCGTACACGTCTGA
- a CDS encoding ferredoxin reductase, whose product MARTEVSGRLKWRVATLTDKRAETSTATTLTFEVDEWPGHKPGQHVDLRLTAEDGYSAQRSYSMATPADGNKVVLTIQTVNDGEVSPYLTEMLEVGDRIELRGPIGGWFVWDASNPAPVLLLAGGSGIVPLMAMVRARVRGERRTPFRLIYSIRSSEELMYGSELRMLPGGIDVSYRYTRRAPDGYRGRVGRLTPRDLVEDGWPADFAPACFVCGPTGFVEAAADMLVADGHLPPRIKTERFGPTGTA is encoded by the coding sequence TTGGCAAGAACAGAGGTATCAGGGAGATTGAAGTGGCGTGTTGCGACCCTCACCGACAAACGAGCGGAAACATCGACTGCGACGACGCTGACCTTCGAGGTGGACGAGTGGCCCGGTCACAAGCCCGGACAACACGTCGACCTTCGTCTGACGGCCGAGGACGGCTACAGCGCGCAGCGTAGCTACTCGATGGCAACTCCGGCGGACGGAAACAAAGTCGTCCTGACGATTCAGACCGTGAACGACGGTGAAGTGTCGCCCTACCTCACAGAGATGCTCGAAGTGGGCGATCGGATCGAACTTCGCGGACCGATCGGTGGCTGGTTCGTATGGGATGCCTCCAATCCCGCACCCGTACTTCTACTCGCAGGCGGATCGGGCATCGTGCCGTTGATGGCCATGGTTCGCGCCCGAGTACGCGGTGAGCGCCGAACTCCGTTCCGGCTCATCTATTCGATACGTTCATCCGAGGAGCTGATGTACGGTTCCGAGCTGAGAATGCTCCCCGGTGGGATCGATGTCAGCTACCGCTACACACGTCGGGCCCCCGACGGCTACCGAGGACGGGTAGGCAGGCTCACTCCACGAGATCTCGTCGAGGACGGGTGGCCGGCCGACTTCGCACCGGCGTGTTTCGTGTGTGGGCCGACCGGCTTCGTCGAGGCAGCCGCGGACATGCTGGTCGCCGACGGGCATCTGCCGCCGCGCATCAAGACCGAACGGTTCGGACCGACCGGTACCGCCTGA